Proteins encoded by one window of Burkholderia plantarii:
- a CDS encoding TAXI family TRAP transporter solute-binding subunit — MIVRPPRPDRPHRFLARFVAVSWRDLAMSFGPALLLGAAAIWLAIKLIQPAPPTHLVLSAGPPGSTNWMAARRYQRILAKNGVTLEVLPSEGSAQNLQRLLDPHGRVDVAFVQSGVDQKDRPDSLVSLGSVGYVPLAILYRGPPVARLSQFDGKRLALGPDGSGAHELGLALLKLNGIVPGGATRLLPLAGEDAARALIDGRIDAAFLSGDSTQIPVMAKLFRAPGVRFYSFPQAEAYTRRFPYLTDITLPMGVYDPGTNLPSEDIHTLSPTVELIARDSLHPALSDLLIEAAREVQGRATILQRAGEFPSPVTHGSFPLSDDAARYYKSGKTFLYRQLPFWVASLVDRLLVIVVPLVVVLIPGLRFVPMLYGWRVRSRIYRWYGALITLERSALGEPTGRERLALLERLDDVEDSVNRMKMPLAYAGQFYVLREHIGFVRERLLAHEAAPRGDDSSAPGTPGAATPADAAPGAGSGTPAPGGPGVAPG; from the coding sequence ATGATTGTCCGTCCGCCCCGTCCCGACCGTCCGCACCGATTCCTGGCCCGCTTCGTCGCGGTGTCGTGGCGCGACCTGGCGATGTCGTTCGGGCCGGCGCTGCTGCTCGGCGCCGCGGCGATCTGGCTCGCGATCAAGCTGATCCAGCCCGCGCCGCCCACCCATCTGGTGCTCTCGGCCGGCCCGCCCGGCAGCACCAACTGGATGGCCGCGCGCCGCTACCAGCGAATCCTCGCGAAGAACGGCGTGACGCTCGAGGTGCTGCCCTCGGAAGGCTCGGCGCAGAACCTGCAGCGCCTGCTGGATCCGCACGGGCGCGTCGACGTGGCGTTCGTGCAGAGCGGCGTCGACCAGAAGGACCGGCCCGACAGCCTGGTCTCGCTCGGCAGCGTCGGCTACGTGCCGCTCGCGATCCTCTACCGCGGCCCGCCCGTCGCGCGGCTGTCGCAGTTCGACGGCAAGCGGCTCGCGCTCGGCCCGGACGGCAGCGGCGCCCACGAACTCGGCCTCGCGCTGCTGAAGCTGAACGGCATCGTGCCGGGCGGCGCGACGCGCCTGCTGCCGCTCGCCGGCGAGGACGCCGCGCGCGCGCTGATCGACGGCCGCATCGACGCGGCGTTCCTGTCGGGCGATTCGACCCAGATCCCGGTGATGGCGAAGCTGTTCCGCGCGCCGGGCGTGCGTTTCTACTCGTTCCCGCAAGCCGAGGCCTACACGCGGCGCTTCCCGTACCTGACCGACATCACGCTGCCGATGGGCGTCTACGATCCCGGCACGAACCTGCCGTCGGAGGACATCCATACGCTGTCGCCCACCGTCGAGCTGATCGCGCGCGACTCGCTGCATCCGGCGCTGTCGGACCTGCTGATCGAGGCCGCGCGCGAGGTGCAGGGGCGCGCGACGATCCTGCAGCGCGCCGGCGAATTCCCGTCGCCCGTCACGCACGGCAGCTTCCCGCTGTCCGACGACGCGGCGCGCTACTACAAGTCCGGCAAGACCTTCCTCTACCGGCAGCTGCCGTTCTGGGTGGCGAGCCTGGTCGACCGGCTGCTGGTGATCGTGGTGCCGCTCGTGGTGGTGCTGATCCCGGGGCTGCGCTTCGTGCCGATGCTGTACGGCTGGCGCGTGCGCTCGCGGATCTACCGCTGGTACGGCGCGCTGATCACGCTGGAGCGCAGCGCGCTGGGCGAGCCAACCGGGCGCGAACGGCTCGCGCTGCTCGAACGGCTCGACGACGTGGAGGACTCGGTCAACCGGATGAAGATGCCGCTCGCCTACGCGGGGCAGTTCTACGTGCTGCGCGAGCATATCGGCTTCGTGCGCGAGCGCCTGCTCGCGCACGAAGCGGCGCCGCGCGGCGATGATTCGTCCGCGCCGGGCACGCCGGGCGCCGCCACGCCGGCCGACGCCGCGCCTGGTGCCGGTTCCGGCACGCCGGCACCGGGTGGTCCGGGCGTCGCGCCGGGTTGA
- the xdhB gene encoding xanthine dehydrogenase molybdopterin binding subunit, producing the protein MNQQAEPFLKDLEFRQVHVSRPHESAHLHVSGRASYTDDLPVIAGTLHAALGLSTKAHARIVSADFDAVRATPGVVAVFTAEDIPGVNDCGPVIHDDPVLADGVVQFVGQPVFIVVATSHDAARLAARRAKIDYADLPAILTAQAARAAESYVLPPMKLARGDATGRAAAAPRRDTGELTLGGQEQFYLEGQVAYAVPKDDDGMHVYCSTQHPSEMQHLVAHLLGVASHNVLVECRRMGGGFGGKESQSGLFACCAALAAWKLLCPVKLRADRDDDMMITGKRHDFHYRYDVGYDEAGVIDGVSVEMTSRCGFSADLSGPVMTRAVCHFDNAYWLPDVSIAGYCGKTNTQSNTAFRGFGGPQGAFAIEYLIDNIARDLDLDPLDVRYRNLYGKDERNVTPYGQTIEDNVLHALLGELEATSGYRARRAAVREFNARSPVLKKGIALTPVKFGIAFNVAHLNQAGALVHVYTDGSILVNHGGTEMGQGLNTKVAQVVAHELGVAFGRVRVTATDTSKVANTSATAASTGSDLNGKAAQDAARQLRERLAAFAAERLGEPDAPAVAAAEVRFADDRVWIGAKAVPFGEVVAQAYLARVQLWSDGFHATPKLHWNQATLQGRPFFYYAYGAACSEVVIDTLTGEMRVLRADALHDVGASLNPAIDLGQVEGGFIQGMGWLTTEELWWNDGGRLMTHAPSTYKIPTVNDTPPDFRVNLFRNRNVEDSIHRSKAVGEPPLLLPFSVFFAIRDAVAAVGDYRVQPPLNAPATGEAILGAVEAVRAAAAAPGAARS; encoded by the coding sequence ATGAACCAGCAAGCCGAACCGTTCCTGAAGGATCTCGAGTTCCGTCAGGTCCACGTCTCGCGTCCGCACGAATCCGCGCATCTGCACGTGAGCGGGCGCGCCAGCTATACCGACGACCTGCCGGTGATCGCCGGCACGCTGCACGCGGCGCTCGGCCTGAGCACGAAGGCGCACGCGCGCATCGTCTCGGCCGATTTCGACGCGGTGCGCGCCACGCCCGGCGTGGTGGCCGTGTTCACCGCCGAGGACATCCCCGGCGTCAACGACTGCGGCCCGGTGATCCACGACGATCCGGTGCTGGCCGACGGCGTGGTGCAGTTCGTCGGCCAGCCGGTGTTCATCGTGGTGGCGACCTCGCACGACGCGGCGCGGCTCGCGGCGCGCCGCGCGAAGATCGACTACGCGGACCTGCCGGCGATCCTGACCGCGCAGGCCGCGCGCGCCGCCGAATCCTACGTGTTGCCGCCGATGAAGCTCGCGCGCGGCGACGCGACCGGCCGCGCCGCCGCCGCGCCGCGCCGCGACACGGGCGAGCTGACGCTCGGCGGCCAGGAGCAGTTCTATCTGGAAGGGCAGGTGGCCTACGCGGTGCCGAAGGACGACGACGGCATGCACGTGTATTGCTCGACGCAGCACCCGAGCGAGATGCAGCACCTGGTGGCGCATCTGCTCGGGGTGGCCTCGCACAACGTGCTGGTGGAATGCCGGCGGATGGGCGGCGGCTTCGGCGGCAAGGAATCGCAGTCGGGCCTGTTCGCGTGCTGCGCGGCGCTGGCGGCCTGGAAGCTGCTTTGCCCGGTGAAGCTGCGCGCCGACCGCGACGACGACATGATGATCACCGGCAAGCGCCACGACTTCCACTACCGCTACGACGTGGGCTACGACGAGGCCGGCGTGATCGACGGCGTGTCGGTGGAGATGACCTCGCGCTGCGGCTTCTCGGCCGACCTGTCGGGGCCGGTGATGACGCGCGCGGTCTGCCATTTCGACAATGCCTACTGGCTGCCCGACGTCTCGATCGCCGGCTACTGCGGCAAGACCAACACCCAGTCGAACACCGCGTTTCGCGGCTTCGGCGGCCCGCAGGGCGCGTTCGCGATCGAGTACCTCATCGACAACATCGCGCGCGATCTCGACCTCGATCCGCTCGACGTGCGCTACCGCAACCTGTACGGCAAGGACGAGCGCAACGTCACGCCCTACGGCCAGACCATCGAGGACAACGTGCTGCACGCGCTGCTCGGCGAGCTGGAGGCGACCAGCGGCTATCGCGCGCGACGCGCGGCCGTGCGCGAGTTCAACGCGCGCAGCCCGGTGCTGAAGAAGGGCATCGCGCTCACGCCGGTCAAGTTCGGCATCGCGTTCAACGTCGCGCACCTGAACCAGGCCGGCGCGCTGGTGCACGTCTATACCGACGGCTCGATCCTCGTGAACCACGGCGGCACCGAGATGGGGCAGGGGCTCAACACCAAGGTCGCGCAGGTGGTCGCGCACGAGCTCGGCGTCGCGTTCGGCCGCGTGCGCGTGACGGCCACCGACACCAGCAAGGTCGCGAACACCTCGGCCACCGCCGCCTCGACCGGCTCGGACCTGAACGGCAAGGCCGCGCAGGACGCGGCGCGACAGCTGCGCGAGCGGCTCGCCGCGTTCGCGGCCGAGCGGCTCGGCGAGCCCGACGCGCCGGCCGTGGCCGCGGCCGAAGTGCGCTTCGCCGACGACCGCGTGTGGATCGGCGCGAAGGCCGTGCCGTTCGGCGAGGTGGTCGCCCAGGCCTATCTCGCGCGCGTGCAGCTGTGGTCGGACGGTTTCCATGCCACGCCGAAGCTGCACTGGAACCAGGCGACGCTGCAGGGCCGGCCGTTCTTCTACTACGCCTACGGCGCCGCCTGCAGCGAGGTGGTGATCGACACGCTGACGGGCGAGATGCGCGTGCTGCGCGCCGACGCGCTGCACGACGTGGGCGCCTCGCTGAACCCGGCGATCGATCTCGGCCAGGTGGAGGGCGGCTTCATCCAGGGCATGGGCTGGCTCACCACCGAGGAGCTGTGGTGGAACGACGGCGGCCGGCTGATGACGCACGCGCCGTCCACCTACAAGATCCCGACCGTCAACGACACGCCGCCCGACTTCCGCGTCAACCTGTTCCGCAACCGCAACGTCGAGGACAGCATCCACCGCTCGAAGGCGGTCGGCGAGCCACCGCTGCTGCTGCCGTTCTCGGTGTTCTTCGCGATCCGCGACGCGGTGGCGGCGGTCGGCGACTATCGCGTGCAGCCGCCGTTGAACGCACCCGCCACCGGCGAGGCGATCCTGGGCGCGGTCGAGGCCGTGCGCGCGGCGGCGGCCGCGCCCGGCGCCGCGCGGAGCTGA
- a CDS encoding LysR family transcriptional regulator, whose product MPTDDDTADSRTASLDIWLVRVLRTLLLERSVTQAALRLNQTQPAISTALRRLREVLNDPILVRGKSGMVPTEYGASLLEAAQRALRDVDFIATPHGDFDPASSRRTFRLAAPDYLNDFFMPTLIARFREAAPLAHLELDSLNPALDHAGALDSGVLDLVIANWPRPDPRFARSDLFPDTVVCLMRDTHPLARAPLTREAYAAAAHLAPTPYTGAARNAIEIGLARAKLERRVVTTLPYFGVVPQVLLQSDLIFTTTRRFAEHYAQMLPLVILAPPVSFPRIHCYQLAHPQPDRPSDLAWLRALVKSVSDSLTAPPRARRKTAR is encoded by the coding sequence ATGCCAACCGACGACGACACCGCCGATTCCCGCACCGCCTCGCTCGACATCTGGCTCGTGCGGGTGTTGCGCACGCTGCTGCTGGAGCGCAGCGTGACGCAGGCCGCGCTGCGCCTGAACCAGACGCAGCCGGCCATCAGCACGGCGCTGCGGCGCCTGCGCGAAGTGCTGAACGACCCGATCCTGGTGCGCGGCAAGTCGGGCATGGTGCCGACCGAGTACGGCGCGTCGCTGCTGGAGGCGGCGCAGCGCGCGCTGCGCGACGTCGACTTCATCGCCACGCCGCACGGCGACTTCGATCCGGCCAGCTCGCGCCGCACCTTCCGGCTCGCCGCGCCCGACTACCTGAACGACTTCTTCATGCCGACGCTGATCGCGCGGTTTCGCGAAGCCGCGCCGCTCGCGCACCTCGAACTCGATTCGCTGAACCCGGCGCTCGATCACGCTGGCGCGCTCGACTCGGGCGTGCTCGATCTGGTGATCGCGAACTGGCCGCGGCCCGATCCGCGGTTCGCGCGCAGCGACCTGTTCCCCGACACCGTGGTGTGCCTGATGCGCGACACGCACCCGCTCGCGCGGGCGCCGCTCACGCGCGAGGCCTACGCGGCGGCGGCCCACCTCGCGCCGACGCCGTACACGGGCGCCGCGCGCAACGCGATCGAGATCGGCCTCGCGCGCGCGAAGCTCGAACGTCGCGTGGTAACGACGCTGCCCTACTTCGGCGTGGTCCCGCAGGTGCTGCTGCAATCGGACCTGATCTTCACCACCACGCGCCGCTTCGCCGAGCATTACGCGCAGATGCTGCCGCTCGTGATCCTCGCGCCGCCCGTGTCGTTCCCGCGCATTCATTGCTACCAGCTCGCCCATCCGCAGCCGGACCGGCCGTCCGACCTCGCGTGGCTGCGCGCGCTGGTGAAGTCGGTGTCGGATTCGCTGACGGCACCGCCGCGCGCGCGGCGCAAGACGGCGCGCTGA
- the xdhC gene encoding xanthine dehydrogenase accessory protein XdhC, with protein sequence MLPSPLQVGRLRGPVRAIASMHVVLFGAGHVGHALVALLAHLPCVVQWVDARDECFPDEVPPNVQPEPTDTPEAIVDAAPPGSYFLVMTHNHALDFALAEQILRRDDFAYFGMIGSRTKRVKFERRLIERGVAPAHLADMVCPIGVAGIVDKAPPAIAVAVCAELLQARTGAARRWRRQPAGEVVAAP encoded by the coding sequence ATGCTGCCGTCACCGCTTCAGGTCGGCCGGCTGCGCGGCCCCGTGCGCGCGATCGCGTCGATGCACGTCGTGCTGTTCGGCGCCGGGCACGTCGGCCATGCGCTCGTCGCGCTGCTCGCGCATCTGCCCTGCGTCGTGCAGTGGGTGGACGCGCGCGACGAATGCTTCCCCGACGAGGTACCGCCGAACGTGCAGCCGGAGCCGACCGACACGCCCGAGGCGATCGTCGACGCGGCGCCGCCCGGCAGCTACTTCCTCGTCATGACGCACAACCACGCGCTCGATTTCGCGCTCGCCGAGCAGATCCTGCGTCGCGACGATTTCGCCTATTTCGGCATGATCGGCTCGCGCACCAAGCGCGTGAAATTCGAGCGGCGCCTGATCGAGCGCGGCGTGGCGCCCGCGCATCTGGCCGACATGGTCTGTCCGATCGGCGTGGCCGGCATCGTCGACAAGGCGCCGCCCGCGATCGCGGTGGCGGTCTGCGCCGAGCTGCTGCAGGCGCGGACCGGCGCGGCGCGGCGCTGGCGCAGGCAGCCCGCGGGCGAGGTGGTGGCGGCGCCGTGA
- the xdhA gene encoding xanthine dehydrogenase small subunit, translating into MSQPIRFHFRQAIREVSGAATTRTVLQYLREDASCTGTKEGCAEGDCGACTVVVGELNDAGGVEFKAVNACIQFLPTLDGRALYTVEDLRQPDGALHPVQQAMVDCHGSQCGFCTPGFVMSMWALYEKHGGGRAAGPCDAAAPGAPCARAAAPSRAEIADALTGNLCRCTGYRPIVDAAERMFAMAPPASPVDTAALARTLTALRRDDTFRYEHAGRGFDAPRSIEALAALRAAKPEARLLAGSTDVGLWVTKQLRDLGDLIYLGQVAELRRIDERDGWLEIGAGVSVERAYAALAEHYPELAEMWKRFASLPIRNAGTLGGNVANGSPIGDSMPGLIALGARVVLRGPEAARELPLEDLYLAYQKKDMAADEFVAALRVPLRTGARANLRFRTYKLSKRFDSDISAVCAAFAFIADGETIRAPRVAFGGMAATPKRAAQVEAALADARWHEATAQAAMQAFDRDFAPLSDMRATSGYRLGAARNLLYRFWLETRPHAPLAPEALNVRCVAAEADAAGAAGLAVADL; encoded by the coding sequence ATGAGCCAGCCGATCCGTTTCCATTTTCGCCAGGCGATCCGCGAAGTCAGCGGCGCCGCCACCACCCGCACCGTCCTGCAGTATCTGCGCGAGGATGCGTCCTGCACCGGCACCAAGGAAGGCTGCGCCGAGGGTGACTGCGGCGCCTGCACGGTGGTGGTCGGCGAGCTGAACGACGCCGGCGGCGTCGAGTTCAAGGCCGTCAACGCCTGCATCCAGTTCCTGCCCACGCTCGACGGCCGCGCGCTCTACACCGTGGAGGACCTGCGCCAGCCCGACGGCGCGCTGCATCCGGTGCAGCAGGCGATGGTCGACTGCCACGGCTCGCAGTGCGGGTTCTGCACGCCGGGCTTCGTGATGTCGATGTGGGCGCTCTACGAGAAACACGGCGGCGGGCGTGCGGCCGGCCCGTGCGACGCGGCCGCGCCAGGCGCGCCCTGCGCGCGGGCCGCCGCGCCGTCGCGCGCCGAGATCGCCGACGCGCTGACCGGCAACCTGTGCCGCTGCACCGGCTACCGGCCGATCGTCGACGCGGCCGAGCGGATGTTCGCGATGGCGCCGCCCGCGTCTCCCGTCGATACCGCCGCGCTGGCCCGCACGCTCACCGCGCTGCGCCGCGACGACACGTTCCGCTACGAGCATGCCGGCCGAGGCTTCGACGCGCCGCGCAGCATCGAGGCGCTGGCCGCGCTGCGCGCCGCGAAGCCCGAGGCGCGGCTGCTGGCCGGCAGCACCGACGTGGGGCTGTGGGTCACCAAGCAGCTGCGCGACCTCGGCGACCTGATCTACCTGGGCCAGGTGGCCGAGCTGCGCCGCATCGACGAGCGTGACGGCTGGCTCGAGATCGGCGCGGGCGTGTCGGTCGAGCGCGCCTACGCGGCGCTCGCCGAGCACTATCCGGAGCTGGCCGAGATGTGGAAGCGCTTCGCCTCGCTGCCGATCCGCAACGCCGGCACGCTCGGCGGCAACGTCGCGAACGGCTCGCCGATCGGCGATTCGATGCCGGGCCTGATCGCGCTCGGCGCGCGCGTGGTGCTGCGCGGTCCCGAGGCGGCCCGCGAGCTGCCGCTCGAGGATCTCTACCTCGCGTACCAGAAGAAGGACATGGCCGCCGACGAGTTCGTCGCCGCGCTGCGCGTGCCGCTGCGCACCGGCGCGCGCGCGAACCTGCGGTTTCGCACCTACAAGCTGTCGAAGCGCTTCGACTCGGACATCTCGGCGGTCTGCGCCGCGTTCGCGTTCATCGCCGACGGCGAGACGATCCGCGCGCCGCGCGTGGCGTTCGGCGGCATGGCGGCTACCCCGAAACGCGCCGCGCAGGTGGAGGCGGCGCTGGCCGACGCGCGCTGGCACGAGGCCACGGCGCAGGCCGCGATGCAGGCGTTCGACCGCGATTTCGCGCCGCTCAGCGACATGCGCGCGACCAGCGGCTACCGGCTCGGCGCCGCGCGCAACCTGCTGTATCGCTTCTGGCTGGAGACGCGCCCGCACGCGCCGCTCGCGCCCGAGGCGCTGAACGTGCGCTGCGTGGCCGCCGAGGCCGATGCAGCAGGGGCCGCCGGCCTTGCCGTCGCCGACCTTTGA
- a CDS encoding 2-hydroxychromene-2-carboxylate isomerase — translation MTVGHDTSQPRWYYDFLSPFTYLLLEQQDKWPSMPFAPVPVSLPVLQERWGQRPMYDVPAKRVFTYRHALFRAEQLGIAFRMPPAHPFDSTRLLRLAIVAGADLAVVREMFRFIWREGRDAIAEDGFAALCERVGVAADDPRIDAPETQAQLHRNTQDAIELGVFGVPTFWMNRQLFWGEDALSMVLYCARTPNWLESKEVKRISTLPPGHR, via the coding sequence ATGACCGTGGGCCACGACACCAGCCAACCGCGCTGGTATTACGATTTCCTGTCGCCGTTCACGTATCTGCTGCTCGAACAGCAGGACAAGTGGCCGAGCATGCCGTTCGCGCCGGTCCCGGTCTCGCTGCCGGTCCTGCAGGAACGCTGGGGGCAGCGCCCGATGTACGACGTGCCGGCCAAGCGCGTGTTCACCTATCGCCATGCCTTGTTCCGCGCCGAGCAACTCGGCATCGCGTTCCGCATGCCGCCCGCCCATCCGTTCGATTCGACGCGCCTGCTGCGGCTCGCGATCGTGGCGGGCGCCGATCTCGCCGTGGTGCGCGAGATGTTCCGCTTCATCTGGCGCGAGGGGCGCGATGCGATCGCCGAGGACGGCTTCGCCGCGCTCTGCGAACGCGTGGGCGTGGCCGCCGACGACCCGCGCATCGACGCGCCCGAGACGCAGGCGCAACTGCATCGCAACACGCAGGACGCGATCGAGCTCGGCGTGTTCGGCGTGCCGACCTTCTGGATGAACCGGCAGTTGTTCTGGGGCGAGGACGCGCTGTCGATGGTGCTCTATTGCGCGCGCACGCCGAACTGGCTCGAATCAAAGGAAGTGAAGCGGATCAGCACGCTGCCGCCGGGCCACCGCTGA
- a CDS encoding BON domain-containing protein → MKSIVWKALGSALVAALVCGNVYAQASDAAAGTEAPAASKSTQKAAAKAARKSNRKLGYAVRKAITKAGGIDVSNITVRSKGGAISLQGTVPDQSQIDKAGDVAKGVAGVTSVDNKLTVQQQ, encoded by the coding sequence ATGAAGTCGATCGTGTGGAAGGCTCTGGGCAGCGCGCTGGTTGCGGCGCTCGTTTGCGGCAACGTGTACGCGCAGGCGAGCGACGCCGCCGCGGGCACCGAGGCGCCGGCCGCCAGCAAGAGCACGCAGAAGGCGGCCGCGAAGGCGGCCCGCAAGTCCAATCGCAAGCTCGGTTACGCGGTGCGCAAGGCCATCACGAAGGCCGGCGGCATCGACGTGTCGAACATCACCGTGCGCTCGAAGGGCGGCGCGATCTCGCTGCAGGGCACGGTGCCGGACCAGTCGCAGATCGACAAGGCCGGCGACGTCGCCAAGGGGGTGGCGGGCGTCACCTCGGTCGACAACAAGCTGACCGTCCAGCAGCAGTAA
- a CDS encoding substrate-binding domain-containing protein produces the protein MFAAPAADAVELHVMNSGGFTAAYQHLAPKFTAATGDTLEITYGPSMGETPQAIPNRLARGEPADVVIMVGYALDRLIAEGKVRADSRVELADSRIGAVVRAGAPVPKVDTPAALKAALLAAPSVAYSDSASGVYIERELFDKLGIAAQLRPKAVKVPRVPVASKVADGSYALGFQQVAELLPVPGVTFAGRIPESLQSVTRYAGGIPVGARHPEQARKLLDYLASPAARAEVAATGLDPVPAH, from the coding sequence ATGTTCGCCGCTCCCGCGGCCGATGCCGTCGAGCTCCACGTCATGAATTCGGGCGGCTTCACCGCCGCCTACCAGCACCTCGCGCCGAAATTCACGGCCGCGACGGGCGACACGCTCGAGATCACCTACGGCCCGTCGATGGGCGAGACCCCGCAGGCGATTCCGAACCGGCTCGCGCGCGGCGAACCGGCCGACGTCGTGATCATGGTCGGCTACGCGCTCGACCGTCTGATCGCCGAGGGCAAGGTGCGCGCCGATTCGCGCGTCGAACTGGCCGATTCGCGGATCGGCGCCGTGGTGCGGGCCGGCGCGCCGGTGCCCAAGGTCGATACGCCGGCGGCGCTGAAGGCCGCGCTGCTGGCCGCGCCGTCGGTCGCGTATTCGGACAGCGCGAGCGGCGTGTACATCGAACGCGAGCTGTTCGACAAGCTCGGCATTGCCGCGCAGCTGCGGCCGAAGGCGGTCAAGGTGCCGCGCGTGCCGGTCGCCTCGAAGGTGGCCGACGGCAGCTATGCGCTCGGCTTCCAGCAGGTCGCCGAACTGCTGCCGGTGCCGGGCGTCACGTTCGCGGGGCGGATTCCCGAGTCGCTGCAGTCGGTCACGCGCTACGCGGGCGGGATTCCGGTCGGCGCGCGACATCCCGAGCAGGCGCGCAAGCTGCTCGACTACCTGGCCTCGCCGGCCGCGCGCGCCGAGGTGGCCGCGACCGGGCTCGATCCGGTCCCCGCGCATTGA
- a CDS encoding MFS transporter, with the protein MSSASDLPPRSAFSTTLQIVSVVSFTFVCYLTIGLPIAVLPGFVHEELGLSAVVAGAVISVQYLATLASRPLAGRCADTLGPKRTVLRGLVGCGASGALLLVALLFVRWPAVSLVLLTASRLVLGIGESLVGTGAILWGIGRVGVTHNARVISWNGIATYGALAIGAPLGVAIAHSLNAALLGVLMVALAAGGYWLALRIAPVPLVHGERMSYASVFTRVLPHGLGLALGSAGFGSISTFIALYYAARHWPNAALSLTVFGLLFIGSRLLFANSIKTYGGFRVAIVSFAVECAGLLLLWLAPVPHVALAGAALTGFGFALIFPALGVEAVALVPPASRGAALSAYSVFLDLSLGITGPLAGYVAGEFGYPQVFLFAAVAAAGGIATSVLLYQRQTRVGTRTGAAA; encoded by the coding sequence ATGTCATCCGCTTCCGATTTGCCCCCGCGCAGCGCGTTCTCGACGACGCTGCAGATCGTCTCCGTCGTCTCGTTTACCTTCGTCTGCTATCTGACGATCGGCCTGCCGATCGCGGTGCTGCCGGGGTTCGTGCATGAGGAGCTGGGGCTGTCGGCGGTGGTCGCCGGGGCCGTGATCAGCGTGCAGTATCTGGCGACGCTGGCCTCGCGCCCGCTCGCGGGGCGCTGCGCGGACACGCTCGGGCCGAAGCGCACGGTGCTGCGCGGGCTGGTGGGGTGCGGCGCGAGCGGCGCGCTGCTGCTGGTGGCGCTGCTGTTCGTGCGCTGGCCGGCGGTGAGCCTGGTGCTGCTGACGGCGAGCCGGCTGGTGCTCGGCATCGGCGAGAGCCTGGTCGGCACCGGCGCGATCCTGTGGGGCATCGGCCGCGTCGGCGTGACCCACAACGCGCGCGTAATCTCGTGGAACGGCATCGCCACCTACGGGGCGCTCGCGATCGGCGCGCCGCTCGGCGTGGCGATCGCCCATTCGCTGAACGCGGCGCTGCTCGGCGTGCTGATGGTGGCGCTCGCGGCGGGCGGCTACTGGCTCGCGCTGCGCATCGCGCCGGTGCCGCTGGTCCACGGCGAACGGATGTCCTACGCGAGCGTGTTCACGCGCGTGCTGCCGCACGGCCTCGGGCTCGCGCTCGGCTCGGCCGGCTTCGGCTCGATCTCCACCTTCATCGCGCTCTATTACGCGGCGCGCCACTGGCCGAACGCGGCGCTCTCGCTGACGGTGTTCGGGCTGCTGTTCATCGGCTCGCGCCTGCTGTTCGCGAACAGCATCAAGACCTACGGCGGGTTCCGCGTGGCGATCGTGTCGTTCGCCGTGGAATGCGCGGGCCTGCTGCTGCTCTGGCTCGCGCCGGTGCCGCACGTCGCGCTGGCGGGCGCCGCGCTGACCGGCTTCGGCTTCGCGCTGATCTTCCCGGCGCTCGGCGTCGAGGCCGTCGCGCTGGTGCCGCCGGCGAGCCGCGGCGCCGCGCTGTCGGCCTATTCGGTATTCCTCGACCTGTCGCTCGGCATCACCGGGCCGCTCGCCGGCTACGTGGCGGGCGAGTTCGGCTATCCGCAGGTGTTCCTGTTCGCGGCGGTGGCCGCCGCGGGCGGCATCGCGACCTCGGTGCTGCTCTACCAGCGGCAGACGCGCGTGGGCACGCGCACGGGCGCGGCTGCCTGA